From the genome of Gilliamella sp. wkB7, one region includes:
- a CDS encoding thiamine diphosphokinase encodes MQSNRALLFVNGEPPKCYPNNIDKYAFIAATDGAYHNYLYTSSIIPNYIIGDLDSLDKSRSLPRGTEIIHTPDQNKTDFEKAILFLANKGVKKFDIYGASGHASDHFLGNLSVAMYYYHRLDFTFYDNYCQFFFSKKQQTIYDVKNHIISFIPLSKVTNVTITGVKYPLSNATLTLRGLTSLRNKAIMDFVEISFKNGDLLVFIENKCTQD; translated from the coding sequence ATGCAAAGCAATAGAGCCCTACTTTTTGTAAATGGGGAACCGCCCAAGTGCTATCCCAACAATATAGATAAATATGCTTTTATTGCCGCAACAGATGGGGCTTATCATAACTATCTTTATACTTCATCAATAATCCCTAATTATATTATTGGTGATTTAGATAGTTTAGATAAAAGCCGTTCTCTACCAAGAGGAACTGAAATTATTCATACCCCTGATCAGAATAAAACGGATTTTGAGAAAGCAATCTTATTTTTAGCAAATAAAGGGGTGAAAAAATTTGATATTTATGGTGCTTCTGGTCATGCCAGTGACCATTTCTTAGGAAATTTATCAGTTGCAATGTATTATTATCATCGATTGGATTTTACTTTTTATGATAACTATTGTCAGTTCTTTTTTTCCAAAAAACAGCAAACTATTTATGATGTAAAAAACCATATCATTTCTTTTATCCCTTTGTCTAAAGTCACAAATGTCACAATTACAGGCGTTAAATATCCATTAAGTAATGCAACATTAACGTTAAGAGGATTAACAAGCTTAAGAAATAAAGCCATCATGGATTTTGTAGAAATATCCTTTAAAAACGGTGATTTACTTGTTTTTATAGAAAATAAATGTACACAAGATTGA
- the rimI gene encoding ribosomal protein S18-alanine N-acetyltransferase encodes MKTISILNHNDLTEAFALEQLCHTLPWSKTTFFSNQGDRYLNLKLTIDNKIIGFCICQLVADEANLFNIAIHPEFRQKGLAKELLNKLIEELMSLNSNKPIASLWLEVRKSNNAAIRLYHSLGFNQITIRKNYYPTVDGKQEDAIIMAYTLTL; translated from the coding sequence ATGAAAACTATTTCCATCCTCAACCACAATGATTTAACCGAGGCTTTTGCTTTAGAGCAGCTTTGCCATACGCTTCCATGGTCTAAAACGACGTTTTTTTCAAATCAAGGCGATCGTTATTTAAATTTAAAACTGACCATAGATAATAAAATAATTGGTTTTTGCATCTGCCAACTAGTTGCCGATGAAGCCAATCTATTTAACATTGCTATTCATCCTGAATTTAGACAGAAAGGCTTAGCTAAAGAGCTTTTAAATAAATTAATTGAAGAATTGATGTCACTCAATTCTAATAAACCTATTGCCTCTTTATGGTTAGAAGTGAGAAAATCCAACAATGCAGCGATTCGCTTATATCATTCACTTGGTTTTAACCAAATAACAATCAGAAAAAATTATTACCCAACTGTTGATGGAAAACAGGAAGATGCCATTATAATGGCCTATACCTTAACTTTATAA
- a CDS encoding DNA polymerase III subunit psi, translated as MTEQDWYLQQCNITQYILRNSAVFKGEMATHISDEIRLIVVADQKPMQKIYKDILNAIRLKEDQVLILTPSQLIIPASDIKTVVWFIDITPDENWQNQLTIQTASLDVLANAPQQKRQLWRQLCQYENYFHPQPQ; from the coding sequence ATGACTGAACAAGATTGGTATTTGCAACAATGCAATATTACTCAATATATTTTGCGTAATTCAGCAGTATTTAAAGGTGAAATGGCAACCCATATTAGTGATGAAATTCGTTTAATTGTTGTTGCCGACCAAAAACCAATGCAAAAAATATACAAAGATATTCTTAATGCTATTCGACTTAAAGAAGATCAAGTATTAATACTTACACCATCACAATTGATTATTCCAGCTAGCGATATAAAAACAGTAGTTTGGTTTATCGATATTACGCCTGATGAAAACTGGCAAAATCAATTAACCATACAAACAGCAAGTTTAGATGTTTTAGCTAATGCACCACAACAAAAACGCCAACTTTGGCGACAATTATGCCAATATGAAAACTATTTCCATCCTCAACCACAATGA
- the rsmC gene encoding 16S rRNA (guanine(1207)-N(2))-methyltransferase RsmC, with translation MATSVFTPASQVIERHQTFFNDKNVIIAGDIQDSYPAIMVANQVKIHCTQFHTYLRLKNSVRGAQTNFSLLPDAKFYAGMNTLIYYWPKTKSEAQFQLSYLLNNMPKGSDIFIVGENRTGVKSVEALLNDFGTIQKIDSARRCGLYHFQAESRLAFDLNEWWLSYHLTIENQNIEIKSLPGVFSQKGLDSGTELLLNALVDHAEIIKGNVLDVGCGSGILSTVVGKLYPDIELTLSDVSSAAIESSKATLNCNHVKGSVVASDVFSNLNDKYHLIISNPPFHDGKETNYTAVNTLIKEAKKHLKLNGYLCIVANSFLPYQSILDETFKSVEVIAQTTKFKVYLASH, from the coding sequence ATGGCAACATCTGTTTTTACTCCAGCAAGTCAGGTAATTGAACGTCATCAAACATTTTTTAATGATAAAAATGTGATTATTGCAGGTGATATTCAAGATAGTTATCCTGCAATAATGGTCGCAAATCAAGTTAAAATTCACTGTACTCAGTTTCATACTTATTTGCGTCTAAAAAATAGTGTGCGTGGAGCGCAAACTAATTTTTCGTTACTCCCGGATGCTAAATTTTATGCTGGAATGAATACGCTAATTTATTACTGGCCAAAAACGAAAAGTGAAGCACAATTTCAGCTCTCTTATTTACTTAATAATATGCCCAAAGGGAGCGATATCTTTATCGTCGGCGAAAATCGTACTGGTGTAAAAAGTGTTGAAGCTTTATTAAATGATTTTGGTACCATTCAAAAAATTGATAGTGCAAGACGCTGTGGATTGTACCATTTTCAGGCTGAAAGTCGTTTAGCGTTTGATTTAAATGAATGGTGGTTGAGTTATCATCTAACCATTGAAAATCAAAATATTGAAATTAAAAGTTTGCCAGGTGTGTTTAGCCAAAAAGGGTTAGATTCTGGAACCGAATTATTACTCAATGCTTTAGTTGACCATGCTGAAATCATCAAAGGCAATGTGTTAGATGTTGGCTGTGGTTCGGGCATATTATCTACGGTTGTCGGTAAACTATATCCAGATATTGAGCTCACCCTGTCAGATGTGAGTAGTGCAGCAATTGAGTCAAGTAAAGCTACGCTAAATTGTAACCATGTCAAAGGAAGTGTTGTTGCAAGTGATGTATTTTCTAATTTGAATGATAAATATCATCTTATCATCTCTAACCCTCCTTTTCATGATGGTAAAGAGACAAATTACACAGCCGTCAATACGCTAATTAAAGAAGCCAAAAAGCATCTAAAATTAAATGGTTATTTGTGCATTGTGGCAAATTCATTTTTGCCTTATCAATCAATTTTAGACGAAACATTCAAAAGTGTGGAAGTCATTGCACAAACAACTAAATTTAAAGTTTATTTAGCGAGTCATTAA